Proteins from one Gimesia maris genomic window:
- a CDS encoding ABC transporter ATP-binding protein: MNPIELENVSCGYNRQDVLKQVSLGISPGTVLVLLGPNGSGKTTLLRALFHLVEIREGSVLIEGESLVQMTRKQVAQKLALAPQLESPQWPMTVEETIQLGRSAHRGWVQPFQSEDTSQVEAALQQTGLTELRQRKITEISGGEWRRTLIARALVQQTSVLCLDEPTTGLDLKYQVEILTLIRNLAHERNLTVILTIHDLNLASSFADQIVLLDKGEIAAIGTGAEVLTEARLTEVYQTPVKVLPHPEYQTPLIVPVF, from the coding sequence ATGAATCCAATCGAACTGGAAAACGTCTCCTGCGGATATAACCGGCAGGATGTCTTAAAGCAGGTCTCGCTGGGGATTTCACCGGGAACCGTACTGGTACTACTGGGCCCGAATGGTTCCGGCAAGACCACGTTACTGCGCGCCCTGTTTCACCTGGTGGAAATCCGCGAAGGCAGCGTGCTGATTGAAGGGGAGTCGCTGGTTCAGATGACGCGCAAACAGGTGGCGCAGAAACTGGCGCTGGCACCACAGCTGGAATCTCCACAGTGGCCGATGACGGTCGAAGAAACCATACAACTGGGCCGCAGTGCCCATCGAGGTTGGGTTCAGCCGTTTCAGTCAGAGGATACGAGCCAGGTGGAAGCTGCATTGCAGCAGACCGGACTGACGGAATTACGTCAGCGAAAGATCACGGAAATATCTGGCGGGGAATGGCGACGGACTTTGATCGCGCGCGCCCTGGTACAACAGACAAGCGTGTTGTGTCTGGATGAGCCGACGACGGGACTCGATCTGAAATACCAGGTCGAGATTTTAACACTCATTCGCAATCTGGCACACGAGCGGAATCTGACCGTCATCCTGACCATTCATGATCTGAATCTGGCCAGCAGCTTTGCTGACCAGATCGTGTTACTGGACAAAGGGGAGATCGCAGCGATCGGCACGGGGGCCGAAGTCCTGACGGAAGCCCGCCTGACGGAAGTCTATCAGACACCGGTCAAAGTGCTGCCGCATCCCGAGTATCAGACGCCTCTGATTGTCCCGGTGTTCTGA
- a CDS encoding Dabb family protein, producing the protein MAEASLAHMVYFTLKDGSPEASEAMVKACHLYLKDHPGVLYFSAGVRGTEFQRPVNNQEYHVALNVVFDNKDSHDKYQEAADHLTFISENKDKWANVQVFDSYVTS; encoded by the coding sequence ATGGCAGAAGCATCACTGGCACACATGGTCTATTTCACCCTCAAAGACGGTTCCCCTGAAGCCAGTGAGGCCATGGTGAAAGCCTGTCACCTGTATCTCAAGGACCATCCGGGCGTACTCTACTTTTCCGCCGGGGTCCGTGGTACCGAGTTTCAACGGCCGGTGAATAATCAGGAATATCACGTGGCTCTGAACGTGGTCTTCGACAACAAAGACTCACACGACAAATATCAGGAAGCCGCCGACCACCTGACCTTTATCTCTGAAAACAAAGACAAATGGGCCAACGTCCAGGTCTTTGACAGTTATGTCACCAGCTGA
- a CDS encoding DUF420 domain-containing protein, with protein MTETKRNRRIPLILIILLWVLVAVSAFATWKLKTQRDLALEQMKASEAAQKKAAEEIETEALKIETPIWPEAGIDDFSLTERSGKTVTKEDLLGKPWVACFVFTRCAGPCPRVSGQFYQLQKDLKDLDFRLVTFTVDPKNDTPEVLSRYAESVGADPEKWLFLTGDQNEIFHLIEKSFLMPVEENKGPARKPGFEVIHTTNVMLVDKNGRVLGKYNAVDDVEMAELRREVRKLVKEEKPKPDTEKPEEQQPDSPENTKQDEAAKPKTPAKAGMISLSTPLLPIVTNLLAQTEDGSPAAEADTGETVKTAPDWVYQLPAVNATLNGLATILLMVGYWFIRHGEQQKHKKTMLSAFATSVLFLVFYLLYHFALQSYTGTASRKFGGEGAIRPIYYFILITHVVLAAAVPVLAWVTIRRGLKQQWEAHRKIAKITFPIWLYVSITGVVIYFMLYHLPGAA; from the coding sequence ATGACCGAGACAAAACGAAACCGTCGCATCCCGCTGATTCTGATCATCCTGCTCTGGGTACTCGTCGCTGTGAGCGCGTTCGCCACCTGGAAGCTGAAAACACAACGTGACCTCGCATTGGAACAGATGAAAGCCAGTGAAGCCGCTCAGAAAAAAGCGGCGGAAGAGATTGAGACCGAAGCACTCAAAATCGAAACGCCCATCTGGCCAGAAGCAGGCATCGACGATTTTTCCCTTACCGAGCGCAGTGGGAAAACCGTGACCAAAGAAGACCTGCTGGGCAAACCCTGGGTCGCCTGCTTTGTGTTCACGCGTTGCGCAGGCCCCTGCCCGCGCGTCTCCGGCCAGTTTTATCAGTTGCAGAAAGATCTGAAAGACCTGGACTTCCGCCTGGTAACCTTTACCGTCGACCCCAAAAATGACACTCCCGAAGTCTTATCCCGTTATGCAGAATCGGTCGGTGCGGATCCGGAAAAGTGGTTGTTTCTCACCGGCGATCAAAATGAGATCTTTCACCTGATTGAAAAAAGTTTTCTGATGCCGGTTGAGGAAAATAAGGGTCCCGCCCGCAAGCCAGGCTTTGAAGTCATCCACACCACCAACGTTATGCTGGTTGATAAAAACGGACGCGTGCTGGGAAAATACAATGCGGTTGACGATGTCGAGATGGCAGAACTCAGACGGGAAGTTCGTAAGCTCGTCAAAGAAGAAAAGCCGAAACCAGACACAGAAAAACCGGAGGAACAGCAACCGGATTCCCCCGAGAACACGAAGCAAGACGAAGCAGCCAAACCGAAAACACCCGCCAAAGCGGGCATGATTTCCCTGAGCACGCCCCTGCTTCCGATCGTGACCAATCTGCTGGCGCAAACGGAAGACGGTTCACCTGCAGCAGAAGCGGATACCGGGGAAACAGTTAAAACAGCGCCGGACTGGGTCTACCAGCTGCCGGCAGTCAACGCCACATTAAACGGCCTGGCCACCATTCTACTCATGGTAGGTTACTGGTTTATTCGACATGGAGAACAGCAGAAGCACAAAAAAACGATGCTGTCCGCATTCGCGACGTCCGTTCTGTTCCTGGTTTTTTACCTGCTGTATCACTTCGCATTACAAAGCTATACGGGAACCGCATCCCGGAAATTTGGTGGAGAAGGTGCGATCCGCCCTATTTACTACTTCATTCTGATCACACATGTAGTGCTTGCGGCGGCTGTCCCTGTGCTGGCCTGGGTAACGATCCGACGTGGTCTGAAACAGCAGTGGGAAGCCCACCGAAAAATCGCCAAAATCACCTTTCCGATCTGGCTGTATGTCTCCATCACCGGAGTTGTGATCTATTTTATGCTCTATCATTTGCCGGGAGCCGCCTGA
- a CDS encoding ABC transporter permease: MNQPATVTPSFVLPILTLAQREVVRFARQRTRVIGALIQPILFWILFGAGLRGSFKAPEWATAGMTYQEYFFPGVAVMILMFTAIFSTISIIEDRKEGFLQGVLVSPVPRSSIVLGKLLGGTILAVLQAVLFILLGPLLKIVGLAPDFDTGITLAGFIPLLLFLFLLGFSLTALGYLIAWPMESTQGFHAIMSVFLMPMWLLSGSFFPAGDSGWLSWIIRANPLTYGVTGLRRLLSAGTALPSAPGNPSMIVCLTVTAVVCIIYVTIAIWMTRQRASRNAR; this comes from the coding sequence ATGAATCAGCCTGCCACAGTCACCCCCTCCTTTGTTCTGCCGATCCTGACACTTGCGCAGCGTGAAGTGGTCCGCTTTGCCAGACAGCGTACCCGCGTGATCGGTGCCCTGATTCAGCCGATCCTGTTCTGGATTCTGTTCGGAGCAGGACTGCGTGGTTCTTTCAAAGCCCCCGAATGGGCGACGGCAGGCATGACCTACCAGGAATATTTTTTCCCGGGTGTCGCCGTCATGATCCTGATGTTTACCGCGATCTTCTCTACGATCTCGATCATCGAAGACCGTAAGGAAGGCTTCCTGCAGGGAGTGCTGGTCTCCCCGGTTCCCCGTTCTTCGATTGTATTGGGAAAACTGCTGGGGGGAACGATCCTGGCCGTTTTACAAGCTGTCCTGTTTATTCTGCTGGGGCCCCTATTAAAAATTGTCGGATTGGCGCCGGACTTCGATACCGGAATCACACTGGCAGGTTTCATTCCCCTGCTGCTGTTTCTGTTCCTGCTGGGATTCAGCCTGACGGCGCTCGGCTACCTGATTGCCTGGCCGATGGAATCCACACAAGGGTTTCACGCCATCATGTCAGTCTTTCTGATGCCGATGTGGCTGCTTTCCGGTTCGTTTTTTCCGGCGGGAGATTCCGGCTGGCTTTCCTGGATCATCCGCGCCAATCCCCTGACGTATGGGGTGACCGGTTTACGGCGTCTGCTCTCTGCGGGAACTGCTCTCCCCAGTGCGCCGGGCAACCCCTCGATGATTGTCTGCCTGACCGTCACCGCTGTGGTCTGTATAATTTATGTAACGATTGCCATCTGGATGACCCGACAGCGGGCCTCCCGAAATGCCCGATAA